In one window of Drosophila mauritiana strain mau12 chromosome X, ASM438214v1, whole genome shotgun sequence DNA:
- the LOC117147371 gene encoding protein Tob2 isoform X1: MHIEIQVALNFVISYLYNKLPRRRVNIFGEELEKALRDKFQDHWYPEKPFKGSAYRCLKTGDPIDSVLERAARESGVPIGDILENLPSELSVWIDPGEVSFRIGEKGAVKILYTENNENHEDSHSADREVTKMFNPEAQCFRPIDAVNTTMNNMSLSPKGHHQAGSSPHSAASSSPTYKGSPNRTISGSCSSVSATGSGTGSASRSGSNHAPGPSAAPGPVPGNGATANAAAAAFMQRGAQAPLTFTTATFAQTKFGSTKLKTSSKRTNSSSAYRMSPTEFSNYIKQRAMQQQMHHGHAVVPSAGSSVSAAYGGLDAVSPARSLSPNPLSLAGNQNQPVSGSSADSYYYPNMAINMYPQYGTPRCLFESHFSADVSSMGLYVSGTAGAAVAAVGSVGANKYSTYLEPCYYGSGHANNTQQHPQQQNRGGMDRPNSSESCFGLNVDCGSVVLEDSSSSSSAAAAAVAVTIAGDSSAENSPLSTPTVAAINVGKATSPPSNSTSSSSSHPTQQVEQPSSSSGNGNGNANANANGNNGNNSNSNTKLIDGISAFYGTGSSYQQLLVAN, from the exons ATGCATATTGAAATCCAGGTCGCCTTGAACTTCGTCATATCCTATCTCTACAACAAGTTGCCGCGCAGACGTGTAAACATATTCGGCGAGGAGCTAGAGAAGGCCCTACGCGACAAGTTCCAGGATCACTGGTACCCAGAGAAACCCTTTAAG GGATCTGCCTATCGCTGCTTGAAGACCGGGGATCCCATTGACTCGGTTTTGGAAAGGGCGGCTAGGGAAAGTGGGGTCCCAATCGGCGATATCCTAGAAAACTTACCAAGCGAACTTTCCGTGTGGATAGATCCTGGGGAGGTCTCTTTCCGCATTGGTGAAAAAGGAGCGGTAAAG ATTCTTTACACGGAGAACAATGAAAATCATGAGGACAGTCACTCTGCAGATCGCGAAGTCACCAAAATGTTCAACCCGGAGGCGCAGTGCTTCCGACCCATCGACGCCGTTAACACCACTATGAACAATATGAGCCTGAGTCCCAAGGGGCATCACCAAGCAGGATCCTCGCCGCACTCGGCCGCGTCCAGTTCGCCCACGTACAAGGGCAGTCCGAACCGTACGATCTCTGGCAGCTGCAGTTCCGTTTCGGCAACGGGATCTGGGACGGGCTCTGCTTCTAGATCAGGATCCAATCATGCACCCGGTCCAAGTGCCGCTCCAGGTCCCGTTCCCGGAAACGGAGCCACCGCCAatgcagctgcagcggcaTTCATGCAGCGCGGCGCCCAGGCGCCATTAACATTCACCACGGCCACCTTTGCGCAGACTAAATTCGGCAGCACCAAGCTGAAGACCAGCTCCAAGCGCACAAACAG CAGCAGCGCCTATCGCATGTCGCCCACTGAGTTCTCCAACTACATCAAACAGCGTGCaatgcagcagcagatgcaTCATGGCCATGCAGTTGTCCCGTCCGCAGGATCATCGGTATCGGCAGCATATGGCGGCCTGGACGCCGTCTCGCCTGCCCGTTCCCTGTCGCCGAATCCCCTATCGCTGGCCGGAAATCAGAATCAGCCGGTATCGGGATCATCGGCCGATTCGTATTACTATCCAAACATGGCGATCAATATGTATCCACAGTATGGCACTCCACGCTGCCTCTTTGAGTCGCACTTCTCTGCGGATGTTAGTAGCATGGGTCTGTACGTGAGCGGAACTGCTGGTGCTGCAGTCGCCGCAGTCGGAAGTGTTGGCGCCAACAAGTATAGTACTTATCTGGAGCCGTGCTACTATGGCAGTGGCCATGCCAACAACACCCAACAGCATCCGCAGCAACAGAATCGCGGCGGAATGGATCGTCCAAATAGTAGCGAAAGCTGCTTTGGCCTCAATGTGGATTGCGGCAGTGTTGTGCTCGAGGattcatcatcatcgtcatctgcagcagctgctgctgtggccGTTACCATTGCCGGGGACTCATCGGCGGAGAACAGTCCTCTAAGTACACCCACCGTGGCAGCCATAAATGTAGGAAAAGCCACCAGTCCTCCTTCCAATtccaccagcagcagtagTAGCCATCCAACTCAACAAGTGGAACAGCCGTCCTCCTCATcgggaaacggaaacggaaatgcaaACGCCAATGCGAACGGAAACAACGGTAACAATTCCAACAGCAATACTAAACTGATCGATGGCATAAGCGCCTTCTATGGCACCGGATCATCGTATCAGCAACTATTGGTTGCCAACTAG
- the LOC117147371 gene encoding protein Tob1 isoform X2: MHIEIQVALNFVISYLYNKLPRRRVNIFGEELEKALRDKFQDHWYPEKPFKGSAYRCLKTGDPIDSVLERAARESGVPIGDILENLPSELSVWIDPGEVSFRIGEKGAVKILYTENNENHEDSHSADREVTKMFNPEAQCFRPIDAVNTTMNNMSLSPKGHHQAGSSPHSAASSSPTYKGSPNRTISGSCSSVSATGSGTGSASRSGSNHAPGPSAAPGPVPGNGATANAAAAAFMQRGAQAPLTFTTATFAQTKFGSTKLKTSSKRTNSSAYRMSPTEFSNYIKQRAMQQQMHHGHAVVPSAGSSVSAAYGGLDAVSPARSLSPNPLSLAGNQNQPVSGSSADSYYYPNMAINMYPQYGTPRCLFESHFSADVSSMGLYVSGTAGAAVAAVGSVGANKYSTYLEPCYYGSGHANNTQQHPQQQNRGGMDRPNSSESCFGLNVDCGSVVLEDSSSSSSAAAAAVAVTIAGDSSAENSPLSTPTVAAINVGKATSPPSNSTSSSSSHPTQQVEQPSSSSGNGNGNANANANGNNGNNSNSNTKLIDGISAFYGTGSSYQQLLVAN, translated from the exons ATGCATATTGAAATCCAGGTCGCCTTGAACTTCGTCATATCCTATCTCTACAACAAGTTGCCGCGCAGACGTGTAAACATATTCGGCGAGGAGCTAGAGAAGGCCCTACGCGACAAGTTCCAGGATCACTGGTACCCAGAGAAACCCTTTAAG GGATCTGCCTATCGCTGCTTGAAGACCGGGGATCCCATTGACTCGGTTTTGGAAAGGGCGGCTAGGGAAAGTGGGGTCCCAATCGGCGATATCCTAGAAAACTTACCAAGCGAACTTTCCGTGTGGATAGATCCTGGGGAGGTCTCTTTCCGCATTGGTGAAAAAGGAGCGGTAAAG ATTCTTTACACGGAGAACAATGAAAATCATGAGGACAGTCACTCTGCAGATCGCGAAGTCACCAAAATGTTCAACCCGGAGGCGCAGTGCTTCCGACCCATCGACGCCGTTAACACCACTATGAACAATATGAGCCTGAGTCCCAAGGGGCATCACCAAGCAGGATCCTCGCCGCACTCGGCCGCGTCCAGTTCGCCCACGTACAAGGGCAGTCCGAACCGTACGATCTCTGGCAGCTGCAGTTCCGTTTCGGCAACGGGATCTGGGACGGGCTCTGCTTCTAGATCAGGATCCAATCATGCACCCGGTCCAAGTGCCGCTCCAGGTCCCGTTCCCGGAAACGGAGCCACCGCCAatgcagctgcagcggcaTTCATGCAGCGCGGCGCCCAGGCGCCATTAACATTCACCACGGCCACCTTTGCGCAGACTAAATTCGGCAGCACCAAGCTGAAGACCAGCTCCAAGCGCACAAACAG CAGCGCCTATCGCATGTCGCCCACTGAGTTCTCCAACTACATCAAACAGCGTGCaatgcagcagcagatgcaTCATGGCCATGCAGTTGTCCCGTCCGCAGGATCATCGGTATCGGCAGCATATGGCGGCCTGGACGCCGTCTCGCCTGCCCGTTCCCTGTCGCCGAATCCCCTATCGCTGGCCGGAAATCAGAATCAGCCGGTATCGGGATCATCGGCCGATTCGTATTACTATCCAAACATGGCGATCAATATGTATCCACAGTATGGCACTCCACGCTGCCTCTTTGAGTCGCACTTCTCTGCGGATGTTAGTAGCATGGGTCTGTACGTGAGCGGAACTGCTGGTGCTGCAGTCGCCGCAGTCGGAAGTGTTGGCGCCAACAAGTATAGTACTTATCTGGAGCCGTGCTACTATGGCAGTGGCCATGCCAACAACACCCAACAGCATCCGCAGCAACAGAATCGCGGCGGAATGGATCGTCCAAATAGTAGCGAAAGCTGCTTTGGCCTCAATGTGGATTGCGGCAGTGTTGTGCTCGAGGattcatcatcatcgtcatctgcagcagctgctgctgtggccGTTACCATTGCCGGGGACTCATCGGCGGAGAACAGTCCTCTAAGTACACCCACCGTGGCAGCCATAAATGTAGGAAAAGCCACCAGTCCTCCTTCCAATtccaccagcagcagtagTAGCCATCCAACTCAACAAGTGGAACAGCCGTCCTCCTCATcgggaaacggaaacggaaatgcaaACGCCAATGCGAACGGAAACAACGGTAACAATTCCAACAGCAATACTAAACTGATCGATGGCATAAGCGCCTTCTATGGCACCGGATCATCGTATCAGCAACTATTGGTTGCCAACTAG
- the LOC117147984 gene encoding protein NipSnap, with translation MLKLRNLLAVGKSNNNAVRSLSTTPSCNDSESWFSKLLVRKIEPTKESHSRMLSDKEIIYALHTHNVRPDSMGSYLTNYKTTVALINEKKANLSCELVASWTVQVGDMDQCLHLWKYTGGFEKIDQAKEDLWNDPEYLSLMQERSKFLRSRHLQYLLAFSYWPQIASRTGKNIYEMRSYRLTPGTMIEWGNNWARAINYRKHNNEAFAGFFSQIGRLYNVHHIWCYKSLQDRKETREAAWRSPGWDECVAYTVPLIREMHCRVLAPTEFSPSQ, from the exons ATGCTTAAGCTACGTAATCTATTggccgtcggcaaaagcaacaacaacgctgTCCG CTCTCTGTCCACCACTCCGAGCTGCAACGATTCAGAATCATGGTTCTCAAAACTGCTCGTTCGGAAAATAGAACCAACCAAGGAGTCGCACAGTCGCATGCTCAGCGATAAGGAAATCATATATGCCCTTCATACCCACAACGTCAGGCCCGATTCCATGGGCAGCTACTTAACTAACTA CAAAACTACTGTCGCTTTGATCAACGAGAAGAAGGCAAACCTTTCCTGCGAATTGGTGGCATCATGGACGGTTCAGGTGGGCGACATGGATCAGTGCCTGCACCTGTGGAAGTACACAGGAGGCTTCGAGAAGATAGATCAGGCCAAAGAAGACCTTTGGAACGATCCCGAGTATCTTAGCTTGATGCAGGAGCGTTCCAAGTTCTTGCGCTCCCGTCATCTGCAATATCTGTTGGCATTCAGCTACTGGCCGCAAATTGCCAGTCGTACCGGCAAGAACATTTACGAAATGCG CTCATACCGACTGACCCCTGGCACCATGATTGAGTGGGGAAACAACTGGGCCCGCGCCATCAACTATCGCAAGCACAACAACGAAGCATTCGCCGGATTCTTCTCGCAGATCGGAAGACTGTACAATGTCCATCACATTTGGT GTTACAAATCTCTGCAAGACCGTAAGGAGACCCGTGAAGCAGCCTGGCGATCCCCCGGATGGGATGAGTGTGTGGCCTACACGGTGCCATTAATCCGCGAGATGCACTGCCGTGTCCTGGCGCCCACTGAGTTCTCGCCCTCACAATAA